AAAATATGTGGAcccttttctattttcttattttgatCCAATTGCAATTTTGTGATGAAAGTAGACTTGAAACGAATATATGGTTAAAAAAGTAGTCATTTATATCACATTATAGGAAACCTTAAATTGGCAGATTATCTTAAAGCTAATTTAGAACTATAGttcaaaacagtttttaaattagattaaatttaaatcaagatttcaaattaaatttaatttttataataagaaatgtacaaaataGACATTCAAAATGTATGTCGCACGCCGCAACGAGCTCCAAAATGTTCCCGTGTAATTTAAGTGAGTGCTTTATTAAAAGCTTCCTTAAAAGCGCCACTTTGCGGTCTTTCgacaatttcaatatttttcaaaataatttttgaaaaaataattcaaaatactttTCCTGCTTTAGTTTTCTCTGCACCTAAAGAATATCCTGAATAAAATAGCCTACctttttgaaattgttaaaaaaatataaaataataggaaACATAGTGTTCAGCTTTAATTCATGACTTAAGtctatagaaaaattaattttattccagtTACTTAGatcatttgtaaatattttaaacattgttatgtTACCCAAATTagcaattaataaagtttttaaattattaagtacttTTGCTGCGATTCTTTTTCCTAAGCTTTTCTTAAGTTTTAAAGTCACAATCAATATTTACAAGGTAGAGTTACAAAAGAGcgacttttttgacatttaatacCATAAATACAGCAAATCTTCATAGGTATCGTATTCAATTAGGGTGACGAGCTTTTCTCGAACACTTCACAAAATTGCCTAtcttattaaagaaatagtCCTAAAAACCTTTTCTGGACGTTTCTCGTGATAAATGAAGCTGACtaacttcattaattaattggaATCTTTGATCTctgcttttgttttttgcCTTTTCACTTTCACTATCTTCTAATAAAGATATTCTTAATATTTCAAGACAAGAAATCAACGCATCAAGgactttaatttctaattattacGCATACAGACGCTTTCacgttcatcatcatcagctcactatacgttcccactgaggggctctgAGCCTGCCcgaagttaggggtgactaggccatagtcgaCCATcatggccaagtgcgggttagttgacttcacaGATATCATTGAaattcttctcagatatgtgcaggttgcatcacgatgttttccttcactgttataacgttggataaatgtacttatGGAAATCAATAAGCGAAAAGTGCATGGCGGGactcgaacccaggacctgcagattgcaagtcaagtgcttaacccctgagccactgacgctCTTTCACGTtattaacaatgaaataatttcgtaatacgtattttattaatatcgttgtaaatataattcataatttatttgttgttttcattatttgccgatataaagaatatttttatcatcattTAAAGTGATACTGAAATCTTATTATCATGAAAAAAGggaattatgttaaaattgacGCCTCTTTTATTACCGCTAAGGTCATGCTAATTTTTTCTCCTACTtcatattacatttacatgAAAATATTACGAACGAagggaaattttatttttatattttttaattataatttaataatatacttcctatgtattatacaaatattgcaTAAAAGCTAATTAAGCTGTTAAGATAAGcttttaacttatttcataagtggattaaataaataaaacaaaccaaCCTCTTTCGTcgtagtaatataaaattctaattatACTGCTACTATTTGAATTATGCTAGATTAATGGTAAAATTTGGtactaaaaatactaaaaggATCTttagaaactaaataaaatttgccaTGAGAATCCGGCGAACACATCTCTCCCATATAACTCGTCTCATTTGTTACGCACTTTCCAGAAAGATAAGATTCAAAATCACTACATTTTCGTGCCTTGAAAATATTGCCTCTTATTGATTCCTTGAAGTAATAATATGCACATGCATGTTGACAGTTATCTGTAATTAAATacgttttgtattaaaaacctCGATAGAGGTCAAGCTCAAGGAtacttgattttaaaaaaacacgatTGACTCGAGGCTCTACTATTGAAAGAAATAGCGTCATCTATTAGCTGCATTTTTAAGtttctaaagtttttaaacataaaccaAATAAACAATCCCTTCGTatacaaggcaacgtaaatcttcgagaCCCACgtaacattttcttattttagaatgtactagaaaacatcgaaaaaaggtaggcaacgcatctgcatttgcggatgtatatgggcaacggtcgcctcgctatttcggcgaattcaagtggcggtttgctcgtttgccaccttttgatataaaaaacaacgCTTACTTCGTTATTTTAGCGATATCAAAAAGTATGTTTGGCATTTTGTAGattaaaagataattgtaTCATATATCTTTTCTCATGATAAAACTTACTTCTGACATCACTTTCTGAGTGACAACACGGTTCCTGCATGTAACCACCATTCGGATAAAAATCTGCATGACCTCTTGGATTTCTAATACCCAAGAAatctatatttgtatgtatcaCATCCACAAAAGCTGCATCGTTGGCAGAAAATCCGTCTAATAAAAGTGGAAATTCAAAAAATGGACGCGCGGCATCTAAAGCtgtcaaaatacaaaatatttgttggacaacgaattcaaaaattatatattttttcactcGTAACATTGAGATACCTACAACACTCAGAATCCTTAATTAACTAGGAAATCTGCGCTAAGTGATTGcctatattacaattaaacaataattaactaaCCAGTTAATCTTCCTGCTATATAACCGTTATTTTTAAGCTGAGAACCTGCAGATCCCATCACGTGTGCTCCTAAACTGTGTCCAATTAAATGCACACGAGATATGTCGAATGCGTAATGCTTCGCTATGGCGATTAGCATATCACTGATCTGAAATCGATAATATTGTTTCATTAAACTACTATGAATATtacatgtataaataaaataatatagtaaagtTAATCTTAGAATCTGATCAGTATTATAAACAGCTTTTGCcacaattaaaagttaaagttaataattagcccttctgactatgttctatatgtatCTATTCCACATTTAATCGAAGtccaaattttctatttaaaaaaaacctttaccGAACTataacaaacacaacaaaaaagaATTGACTTCAAGCGTGAACAAgtgaaatatgtattaatttaatatctctaTAAATATGAATCTATATTCAGCCAATATAGTTCATTACTGTATGACTTGACAGGATATATAtccatcttttatttttacacaaatgtAACTTATCATGCAAGTTGAAAAATAATCAAGACTTACATTTAAGATCGTGAGAAAAGCTAGTCttgtcaattttaatacaaaaaactttTGGCGGTTACCTGACGGCCAATGTCTTCTGCTTTCATTGCGGCAGAAAGGTAATTGATATGTGATATTTGTCTCCAGTCGACTACAATCACATTGACATCATATGTATCTAAATAAGCATCCTTTATAAGCTGAGTGGCTTTTCCGGAGCCGTCCACCACCCAGCCATGTGTCACCAGTATCAAAGGCTTATCggccataaagtttgaattcgTAAAATTACTCATTAGTAATAACTGATATACTTTAGGATTCTTTCTgaaattattgtt
This sequence is a window from Papilio machaon chromosome 3, ilPapMach1.1, whole genome shotgun sequence. Protein-coding genes within it:
- the LOC106720442 gene encoding hepatic triacylglycerol lipase translates to MSNFTNSNFMADKPLILVTHGWVVDGSGKATQLIKDAYLDTYDVNVIVVDWRQISHINYLSAAMKAEDIGRQISDMLIAIAKHYAFDISRVHLIGHSLGAHVMGSAGSQLKNNGYIAGRLTALDAARPFFEFPLLLDGFSANDAAFVDVIHTNIDFLGIRNPRGHADFYPNGGYMQEPCCHSESDVRNNCQHACAYYYFKESIRGNIFKARKCSDFESYLSGKCVTNETSYMGEMCSPDSHGKFYLVSKDPFSIFSTKFYH